One genomic window of Verrucomicrobiota bacterium includes the following:
- a CDS encoding DUF2142 domain-containing protein, whose protein sequence is MGLWLLLACCLLKFVFIAVFVIPPWDVADEVGHLAFIKHLATGNGIPVLMETKVDEGMWNAIAGNTELPPGHNWIAQHPPLYYLIMIPSYWVGDFLGDSVEYPLFAGRVCNGFMMVLALFILYRMIKLYSDNDLLALSIVAMVASIPMVSQTAAGVTNDSLVLLLSVVLTWRWMCFYRTLSKRDLILVGLILGLCGITKYTLLPGIAAVSAFVVLYLIQQKQASTKLVVMFLC, encoded by the coding sequence ATGGGTCTCTGGCTCTTATTGGCATGTTGCCTGTTGAAGTTTGTCTTTATTGCTGTGTTTGTGATCCCTCCCTGGGACGTGGCTGATGAGGTAGGCCACTTGGCATTTATTAAGCACCTGGCAACCGGAAATGGCATCCCGGTACTGATGGAGACAAAGGTGGACGAAGGCATGTGGAATGCTATCGCAGGGAATACAGAATTACCGCCAGGGCATAACTGGATCGCACAACATCCCCCTTTGTATTATCTGATTATGATTCCGTCTTATTGGGTGGGTGATTTCCTTGGTGATAGTGTGGAATATCCCTTATTTGCGGGACGTGTATGTAACGGATTCATGATGGTTCTGGCTCTTTTCATTCTTTATCGAATGATCAAACTTTACTCTGACAACGATCTGCTCGCTTTATCGATTGTGGCAATGGTGGCCTCCATACCCATGGTTAGCCAGACGGCAGCTGGTGTCACTAACGACAGCCTGGTTCTATTGTTGTCCGTAGTTTTAACATGGCGTTGGATGTGCTTTTATAGGACACTATCTAAACGGGATTTGATCCTTGTTGGATTGATCCTTGGCCTCTGTGGAATAACCAAATACACGTTACTTCCAGGAATAGCTGCGGTTTCCGCTTTTGTTGTGCTTTACCTCATTCAGCAAAAGCAAGCTTCCACAAAATTAGTGGTGATGTTTCTATGTTGA